The following DNA comes from Carassius auratus strain Wakin chromosome 46, ASM336829v1, whole genome shotgun sequence.
CTACTTCTAATGGTTTTAGTCATCTTTGTAATAGAAGCATGACAGAGCAATTGAACAAGCTAACAGTTCTGACACCTTCTTTTCGAAATTCAAGAAGAGGGAAGAGAAGAATAGGTATACTCGGATCAGAAACACAAGACATGGGCTCTGTTTACACCTGGTAGTAACATCGGTCTTGGGTGATTTGATCATGAGTGGTCGACCTGATCGCATTACACCTTACACCACATGCACTTCAAATGCATTGGACCACTTGTGATTGGATTTCATCAAACTGGGGAGCTTTCCTTTCACGAGTGCATACATCACAGTCACTGTATCAGTGTATCTACTGTTCAAAACATTGGAGTTGGGATTTTTAAACAAGTCTCTTATGCCCACCAAgaatgcaattatttgatcataaatacagcaaaacaggaatattgggaaatattatttgagctatattgtgaaatattggttcaaaaattaattcaaatatgctgatttggtgctcaatacattttttttttttgccataatccgtgttaaaaacagttgtgctgcttaatactatGGTAAACCGTGATTCATTTAGCTTTAAACAGAAATCTTTCATAAcatgataaagataaagcagagaataataaactaatatttgtaataattataatgtacatttatataataaaacacaaagttgTAAACAGTCAGAAATATATCTGCtaatttttaaacacaaaaatgatGATTAAAATCCAATACTCGGTTAtttgcaaaatctagcgacccgggaataCATTACCCGCACATTTTCCGGAATCGCCGTGTAAAAGGGGCTTGTGTCCATGCATATGGCATGCTGAAGCTGTTCTGTGTGATGTGTATATGCATGGAATTCCATCATATTTTTCTAGATGATGCATAAACAGCAAACTGTGAAACGTTGGTATTTTATTAGTGGTTGAGTAGACAATTACATATTAGCATGTACACTAACGCAATCAATGTGCCACATGCAACATCCCTAAAATGTGGTTTCAGTGACTAGGTCCAAAACGCTTTAGGCTTTGTTTACACCTGTACTTGACACTTGCGATTggatttcaatatatatgttaataCCAGATGTAAACATGTAAATCAATACTGCTGAGAAGTAAGAGaaattgctgttgttgtttttttttttcgtggtcCTAACTTACCTCAAGCTCCTTGATCTTCTCATCTGCCGTCTTCTGCTTTTCCAAAAGCTGATTGGCGATCTCATCTTTTGACTGTAAAATGAACCTGTAAAAATTGAGAAGATGGTCAAAACAGTGAacagagtaaaaaaaatttaaaaatttagtGCAGATTTTACACCAACAAGAATGTACATACATGCGTCCTGCTCCCTCGTACATGCGGGTGCTGTCAGGGAGCAGTTTGATCTCTGCGTGCGTGAGGTTGGAGTGCTTCTTCATGCGGCTCAGCTGTTCGATCTGCAGGTCTGCCAGCTTCACCTTCTGCTGGGTGTCAACCATTTTAGCCTGCAACTCTGCAAAGGCCTGTGGCATACAGATGTAAGGATTGCAGTTTGAGTCAAATGAGATCTTAAATGCAATATCATCGTCTTTTCGCAtgcctttaaaaatgttttattggacGTGAAAGAGAAAGTTATTATAGAAGAAGAACATGAAGAAGGGTTGTTCTATATAAACTACTACACACTAAACTATATGGACTACACTAGACTCTTTAAACCTTTAAAAGGTTTATCATTTGAATCAtacatttcatcaaaaaatatcgcAGTTAATCAGAAACAAAGTAAACATCAATTAACCAAAATGACAGCTATATTTTGAAAGCCTCGTACATCATTTGATGTATGTattatacatattaatttatacaatgtTTACAGTAGTAAAAAGTGTAATGTCTATGATATTTGGACTTTATAATACTGGGAATAAgggaataaaaaatgaaaatggttcTAGTGCAGCGAGGTTGCATGTTGGTATATATCACATTGTTTTTGCAGTTCCATTGCATAATTGTAATCTACTTGGGTTTAAAAACTCTTTACTCGCTTAATTTATTATGACGAAGCAATAACCCCGTTTTTGTTGTATGAATAAATCTGTATTCCCTCGTTTACCTTTTTCAACTCGAGGTCTATGGGAGCCGCCATGATGCCGAGTAGAATGAGGCGCTGCGCTGCGCATGCGCACGATTGTCGCGAAGGCTCGTGACAGGTCTGCCTAGAGACACTAGCATTTTCGGTTTCGTACAGACGGCTGGGTTCTCAAAAATGCTTTCTAGCTAGGCAGCACGGTAGGTTTATAAAAACAGCATCAGCCTTAAAATAGTGCAGCACAGGAATGGCACAGTGCATAAGATATTAAACgtgtgtaatattttatatttattgtgaatgatgttttaaatatgtgtaaatatgtaatgcTGTAAAAATGGCAATGTTTCAAAAGCCAGTGCTGCCTTTTCTATTTTTCCAGCCAGTTTTGCACTGGAATGTTTCACCTCAGTGCTACGTTGCTCGAGAAAATAtctgtaattataaaaatgttaacgtAGTTTTGTCTTCTAAAGTCATGTATGTTCTGCACTATGGCTCAAATGAGTCACTTTATTTGGTTTCTTCTGCCATACAGAAGACAAACTATAGCAAACCAACCAGCACAATGCACATTCTatgatacatactaatacataacataacataaacatattaaTTCCCACCACAGTGACCTCTCAATAGTTTAAacttgacaataaataaataaaatataaatatttataaaagacaAATGTGCTACAacatatattataacattatatattatagtattataaacactgaaaacaaaatcacagacattcataatgtttatTAAACAATTGTTTATTAAAGTGAAACAGTAATATCATTGGTTAAAATGTTTCGTTGTCATTGCCTaaaatttacttacattttttgataaacatattctattttatttcacttaatttaAGCTACACTTTGTCAGTATTAGATATACCTACAAAGCCCTGTGTCAGACATTCCTCCACAGTATGTGATTTAATTGATTGTGTTTTTAGAGCTCCACAAATCGGTTTATTTCACAGTTTAGctataatattattaaactatACAGGAGGGCTTTCCATACAGGTATGTGATTGTACAGTCTGTCATGCAACTTCAGTCCTATTATTATTTGATTGTATCTATCAATAATAAATATctatacaataaaaacacatgTACAAAACTATCAGTGCATTCACACAAAATTGTtacatatcaaaataaataaccaatacattataaataaataattacaagtgTTTTGTGGTGTTTCCAACAGTACTATAGATTTAGACTGATGGGATAAACGCTCCGGTTGCTAACGTAACCTAggttccctgagataagggaaCGAGCTTTGCGTACACACGCTTATGGGGAAAACTCCTGTTTACGACTTGCATGTAGACTTATAGCATGGCAATTTATGTAACGCTCGTTCCCTTATCTCACGTAACTGAGATTACAttagtgtgacgagtggggcggggccgagagccatgggaccAGGCCTGGACCTCTCTCGTCTGTCACTGttgtcgctcctgttttatatccttccatctcctccgtgggactcgagaccggtaggtcgagcaggtgttgctcatttccaatcactctgCCGGCCTTgccccgttcccacggctctcggccccgccccactcgtcacaattagTAACCAGAGTGTTCCCATTCGAATGGTATCTCCTGTTGAATATACACGCTTACGGGGGAACACATCCAAAAAGCAACATGCTATAATAAACTGCATAACTAAGAAGCTCTGCATACCGAAATAAGGCAGTAAAATCTACATAGGATGACCAGCCAGCGGTCGCACAGATGTCACCAGTAGAGATCCCACTGGACCATGCCCAAGAGGAGGTCATTCCTAGAGTGGAGTGGGCCCAATGTAGCATAAGCTAGGGCTATAGCATAGATGGTCATTGTTTCATAACTGGCAGCCCTTTAGAGCAGCCTCCAAAGCTTACAAAGAGCTGCTCCAAGTGTTGAATCGGGCCAGAGCGCTCAACATACACTCTAAGAGCCCTAACAGGGCAAAGTGGATTGGGACACTGCTCGTCCTCTGAACTAGGAAGAGCTAGAAAGATAATACCTT
Coding sequences within:
- the LOC113064060 gene encoding prefoldin subunit 1, with product MAAPIDLELKKAFAELQAKMVDTQQKVKLADLQIEQLSRMKKHSNLTHAEIKLLPDSTRMYEGAGRMFILQSKDEIANQLLEKQKTADEKIKELEQKKTYLERSVKDAEDNIREMLMSRRAQ